agatgctgaagggcTGAAATGAGTCAAGGATTGTGAGTATCGTAAAGGTTTCATGTGACACAACAAGATCAGGGAGGAAATAGAGGGTTTTGTCCACCTCCGCTGggtttcctctcattttcttggTAAGAACTTCATAAAAAGCCCCGGAGGAGCTCCCAGGGGCTGTGCTGTAATGTTTGCACCAATGCAGACTTTGCGCTGTGCTGGAGACCGCAGAACCTCTCTGACACTCAGTACTTAATGCTGAGCATAACATAATTGTTTCTATAAAGACCTTTGCGGCTGTCACAGAGGCGCAGTAAATGCAGGGatccagcagctgctgacatGTTCTCTGCAAATAACATGCCCAGGTCTTGTAGTGCGGGTGCCTTTAATCGCTGTTTAACTGTTCGAACATCAGCATCGCTGGAGATTTTTATGGTCTGTTTAAAAAGCACAATGATTCCCTTCATGGGGAAGTTTGTAGCTACAATTACCCTTCTGTTGCAACCTGTCAAGAGTAATTGAAAGTCTTTCCCAGCCAGCAGGCTGGGGCATCATGCTTGCCTTTTGCTCTCTCCAGCAAAAAAGTGCAGCACCAGAGGCTGGAGCATCCATGGCAGGTGCTGGTGGGAGCAGTGCGGGCAGTTccaggctgagcacagcactgccaatgTAAAAGGATGAGAAAGGATGCTGAAAGATGGTGGCAGCCTGGCTTCAGCTCAGTTTATTCAGCTAGTAGCTGTAGCTGctattctttctgcttctcGCCCTCTCTTTGTACGTGTGTCAGTCACAGGTGTTCAATGGCCCTAATGAAAATTGCATGTAGGGATAAGGTGTGCTGTTATTGTATTAGCTGGTGTGACCCATTCTCTTAGGCTCTCCAGCGAAAGAATTGTCATCTGCAACGGCTTTGTCTGACTGATCTCTCTATCATTTGGTGTAATTACGGGCACCTGTTTTCTGGCAGGATAGCAGGGCATGGAGAATTTTCAAGCATCCACTTTCAATTGAGCAGCCCCATTACCACAGCAGTGAAAAAAGATTGTCATCTGCACGGAGAAGTCATCGAGGCAGCTGAATAACCCGAGGAGCGTGTGCAATCAGGCGAGAGGGAAGGCGCTGCCAACGTGCAATCAGCTCTGAGGCTGCACTGCAGACATAGGACAGACAAACCATGGGTTCGTGGACCGTCTGACACTGCTGGAGCCCCGTGCCTCTCTGGAAGGGAGGCTCAGGGATCTGTAACCAAGGAACAGCAACCTGTAAGGCAGGCCAGTAAGCAGCCATGCTCCTTGTTCAGCCTGCAAGCTGGAAGGAGGCAGTGACATCACCCATGAGCAAAAGCAGTGATTTGAGAACTATTTGCTCTTCTTGCCTCCATGTTTTGGCATGAATGCAGCTTTCTCAAGTGTCAGGCAGTGGTGGGCAAGGTTGCAAACAGTGCTAGGAAAAACAGGTGCAAAATTTGAAACAGTTTCCCTTGTAGGGCATTTTTTCAAGTATGGGCCATGCAAGACTGCCACGAGCAAGCAGGAGTCCATCACCACATCCTGCAGCTTTCCATTTGATAGGTTGAGCATAGCACAAAGTGCAAAACTGCAGCACCCATTTGGAGATGCCCAGCCCACGCATAGAAAGCCAATGATGGTAAAGCTGTCAAACAATTCCAGTCAAACCCAAGGGGAcccagtaagaaaaaaaaacacagaagaaagtaaatgaGGCTCCAGGGAAATTAAGCCAAAGTGGAAGTCCTGGCAGAGTAGGGTaataatttcctttctgaatgaGTAACTGTTTAGAATTTAACCAGGCGAACACGATTAAACCAAATGAATATAAATTCTAGGTGCGGTAGTAAGTAatgaagtgaagaaaatgaacaggGTCTAATTAACAAGAAAATAGGATATGCCATAACACATTGAAAtctaatgaaaaatgaaagtagaACTTCCccttttggcatttttttttccagatggaaaATATCCTTGTTTTACATCTAGCATGTTCTAAAATATTCAGGGGATTACAGTTGCTGAGAACTGTACTTACCATATAATGAGACAACATGGGAAAAGGGAGCTATTCTGCAAAACACTGGAGAAGTACATTAGTTGAAAGATAACTGTCCAGAACTCTGCTCAAACATAAAGCCAGAAGTTCCATCTTCGCATTAAAGTGTAATGCAGCTGCTTAAAGGAGGAATACAAAGCAGCCTGCCTGGGTTAGTGCCATTACAACAGGCAGTACTTGGGATGGTAGAGGCGATCAGATGAGTATTGCAGcaataaaacagaatgaagaaatgaagtgCTCAGTTCTCCAATCaatgctgtgggtttttttttttttccttttattattaaaaaacaaacaactcaaCTATCCTCCATCCTGGATGCCTGGCTTCACAACAGCTATTTGTAGTCACACTGAAAAGTTATCTCATGCTACTGCTTGCAGCTCAGCTCTCAAAGTAGCAACctgtagaaagaagaaaaggttgaGAACCTAAGGACAAGACACACAAAACTTCCCATCACAACTTCTCAGCCCTCCAGGAATCAAGACTCATTCCAAGCTTTCCTGCACCTGGATGCCACCCATTTAGTTAATTTTTAGAATCTGTATCCCAGTTTTGAAACCAGATGTTTCATCAGAACCATTTGGCAATTATTTGAAGGCCTCTTATACTAGCATGGAAATGACCTGCTGTATAGCAGCATCTATCTTTGTGTTGTAGACAGCTCAAGCCACCAGTCAACATGCTGGttgtgctgagcagcagttgCTGTCATCAGAGAGTGCTCCAGCAGCCTCCCCTACTGCACTGAGCAGCTTTGCTGAGTGCACTACCCTCACCTGAAGCCGCAGGAACTTGCTCATGCAGCTAAGCCAACAGCAGCCACCACTCATACACTAAGGGCAAGGTCCTAgaagggtttgggttggaaggaaccttaaagcccctccagccccacctCCTGTTGTGGACTcattgccccccaccagctcaggctgcccagggccccatcccacctggccttgagtgcctgcagggatgggacacccacagctctctggacaGCAGTGCCACCACCTCACCATCCTGTGAGAAACGAATTTTCTGCTTACacctaacccaaacctcccctcttttagttgaaaaccattccctcttgtcctagcACTACCTGCCTGAGTGAAAAGTCACTCTCCTCGAGCTTAGTAGCTTCCTTTAGGCACCCGAAGGCCACAACGAggcctccccacagccttcccttcttCAAGCTAAATAACTATAGCTCCCTCAGCCTTGTCTTCATTGCAAGCACTTCAGCACACGGCTACCGGGACCTTGGCGGGAGTACGGGCTCACGACGCGGCCCCCTGCTCCTTcctgaggaaggaaaggagctCACACCACACTTCCACAACCGCGCACCCCTCAACACGGCCCACAACCCCACATCCGCTCCCACACCCGCTCCTTCCGCTCGGACCGCCGGAAGTAGGCGGCGCGCGCACGCGTCCACCACGTGACCTCGCCCCCTTCGGCGCCTGCGCAGGAGCGAGCGGCGGCCCCGTTGGGCGCGGGCGGCTCGGCCGCGGAATGGGGGGAACGGCCGCCGAGGCGGATCGGACGCTGTTCGTGGGGAACCTGGACCCCAAGGTCACCGAGGAGCTAATCTTTGAGCTGTTCCATCAGGTAGGcgctgccgcccgccgcccTTTATACTCGGTCGGGTGGGGCGGGGCCCGGCGGGCGGCCTCCCGGCGCCATAGCAGGGCGGGCCCAGGTTGGGTACGGTGGCTGCGGGCGGACAAACTTCCGCCGGGTGCGGAGCGGCGCCCCCGCGTGGGCTCGGCACCTCACGTGCGGCCCCAGACGTCACCTGGGCAGCCCAAAGcagacagtgggatcgagtttaccctcagcagtttgctgGTGACACCGAGCTGAGTGGTGCCACTGACACGGGGCAAGGAAGGGACGTCATCCAGAGGGATACCAGAACAGGACAGTGAGGTGCTagcactgctgccctgagagctgtgggtgccccatccctgcaggcactcaaggccggGTGGGatggcagcctgagctggtggggggcagccctgcccatggctgggggttgGGACCAggtaatctttaaggtcctctcCAATCTGAGCTGTTCCATGAGTCAGATGTCACCTGGTGcaccctcctgctgctccattACGTGCTGCTTGGTttaggttttcattttcagggAGCTGCTTGATTTGTCCTCTAACTCTGCTTTGCTTTATAATTCACAGGCAGGTCCAGTAATTAAGGTTAAGATCCCTAAAGATAAAGATGgtaaacaaaagcaatttgCATTTGTGAGTTTCAAGCATGAAGAATCTGTCCCCTATGGAATGAATCTCCTTAACGGGATCAAGCTCTATGGACGGCCCATCAACATTCAGTTCCGCTCAGGTACACAGGAACATTCAGTAACTCTGTTAGTAGATGGAAAGAAAACTGCCACGTCCTTCCTTCCCCCATATCTGGCAGAGTTACAGTTATTGGCTTATAGCAGCTGTTGCATGTGCTTCTGTCACAGCATTGCTCACCTGCTCCACggtgatgctgcagagcagtgctgtcacATAGGATTGTGCTTTTATCCTTGTGCTTTGGCAGGGGATCTGTCTGCCAGTTTTGGGCATAGGCAAGCTGAGGcttttctttgattttgtttgaCTATTTTCTGTACCCTTGAAAGCCCTTCTGAATTATCATGCTAGTGCTAAACACTGAATCTGACTCCAGTAAAGCAAGGCATGTTGGCCAGAACTTCACAGCCTGATTGCAGCTTCCCCAGCTGGGCATTAAGGCAGTTGCGGTATCTTGTTTTGGAAGCTGGGTTATGTACTTTTGCAGATTGCTGATGATACTTGAGAGCTAATTAAGCATGTGGAAACAGTTAGCATCTTACAAGTTCATTTCATATCCAAGTTGCTCCAACCTGTGTTTGTGGATCTCATGTTTCTCCTCAGGGAGCAGCCACGCATCTCAGGACAGTAATTCGTCATGTTTACCGCATGGAGCAGCCAGCCTGGGCCCATCTGGCACACCACATCTAGCCAGCAGGTATGAGGCTGCACCAGAAGTACACATGCATTGTTCAAGTTGGAAAACGTATTCACACATTTAGCTTTTCTGATTCTCATTCCAAGCACAATTTAACCTTTCTTCCCTATGGATTAAGTACTTGCATTATTACTACCCTCCGTACCCTACATTCTCAGTACCTAAAAACCTAATGCAAAAAAGAACAGCATCATCTCGAACGTGTTTTTTCCAGAGGATCTGTTTCACCAGTGCCCAAGTGACCTTTCTTATTAAAAGGTGTTTTCATACAAACATAGAAAAGATCTGGTGATGTGAAGCGAGTGCTGCTACATACCCCATGCAAGCTGTCTGCACTAGTTTCTCACAACAGTAGTGAGTTAAGGGTAATACTTacctatttttccttttcctaatgGTAGCAATGTGACTATGCAGCAAATGCCCCTTAGACTGGCAATAGTCTCATGTTAGAAACATTTAAGACTAACTTTCCTAAtcttttttcctgcagacaTGACAGGAATACAGACAGTATGGTAGCAGCAGGGTTCCCATCTATGCACAGGTCTTTGCCATCTCATGACAACCTTCAGAGACAAGCAGGGGTAAGCTGTGCTCTTCTGTTCATGCTGTGTAACCCTGCAGTCACTCACAGCTGATGGATGATGACACGCGAAGGAGTTGTTGCCAATTTTCAGTACTTACATGTTTCCTATAATTATTGTATTAAATCACAGGAACGTATTTTTGGAGTGTTGAACTGACAATTCTAGAAGATAGATGGTTCCTTCTACTGAGTTGTTTAACGCTGGGGCAGTCCCTGAGCTTTTCAAGCTGAGCTGTAGATAAAGCAATCAGTAGCAGCCAGTCTGTGTTCAGTCTCCTTTTGTTGgtgcatttccattttcccttgCATTTGCAGCTTGATTAATGTGGAACTTAGAGGCCGACGCAGGAGTTTGAAATGTATCTGGACGCTGCGCTATAGAACAGTttgagcactgccagcaggaaaGCACATTGAATCCACCGagcctttttccttctgtttttcagatgcaCGGCGCTGTGTGGCAGCAGTCTCAGCCTGGCTTTGCTGTGCCTGGGTACCAGCACGGCCACTCCCTCGGTCACCCATCAGCCTCCCACATGCTGCGGCGTCCGGACGTTGCAGCACTGCGCAAGAGCAGGATGGGCTCCCACCCCTACTACCCAGACAGCAGGCATTTGGGCCGAGAACAGCGTGCAGGAGACCGGGGGTCTGACTATGGCAGGGGCAAAAGGGATGACTACGGCTTTGAAGACAGAGGGcacatctctgagcaccacTACCGGGGGAGCAGAGATGAGCCATTCTACGACGATAGGAATCGCAGTGCATGGAGCCACGATTACgacagcaggagggagagcTACAGAGAGGGCAGCTGGCGCCTGACACGGCACTGACACACGCAGCGGGCTTTGAAGAACTTTatgcaaaagaaagagaaatcaaagTTCCCTTTTAATGTTTGTAAATCTAGTGACGTCGTAATCCTCCAAACCTAGCAGCTTGATTTTAAACGTGTGAACTCTACACCTCAGGGCTTTATGCAAGAAAACAAACGTGCCACGGTTTAAGAGAAAGCATCGTGTATTATAGAGAGTCTGTGTATTTTTGTAGTGCAGCTGAGGGAGGCACTCCCTGTTCCTGGTGTAGCCGCACATCTTTTTAAACAGACTTTAAGTGGTGCGATGCTTTGTGGCATCTCAAGCGTGTTTTGATACGGAAATGATTCCTTTTGTATACCCTTTGTCTTGGAGAAGAATCCTACCAAGTCTCCCTGTGGATAAACCATACTCCTTTTAACGCTGTGTCAGTCTGGTTTTGTTCATCCAACTCACCCACGTTTTATCCTTTGGTGGTGCAGTTCCTTCACAAAAAGTCCCCGCGGTGGCTGGGAAGCGGAGCCAGGTTGGTTTAACTGCAGCCACGCAGGAACCAGCTGCAGCCTCACGCATTTCTCTTTACCTAGGGGTAGAAGCAAGCAAGATTTCAAGCTGTACGTAAAGTCTTCTCAGCGGAGCCCCCCGTGCCCTGAGGGAGGTTCCACGTcgcgccccgcccgccgctcccGGCGCCCCCTGCGGCCCGAACTACGCCTCCCAGCAGCCCCCGCGCTCTCCCCCCGCTCTCGCCCTGGGGCCGCCGCCGCGGGGCCTGCCGGGAAATGTAGTGCGGCGGCGGCGCTTTGCGGCCTGGCCGCGATGCTCGGCGGCAGCCGCGGTGGCCTCGGTCGCCTGCGGAACTGCACCGGGCGGCTGTGGCGGGGCCGGCGGTGGGCGGCGGCCATGGCCGGAGGCGGCGGGATGGGGCAGCGCATGGTCTGGGTGGACCTGGAGGTGCGGGGTGTGCCGGGGTAGGGAAGGGGGTTGTGGGGGGAGGGAAGCGGGGCGGCCCGCGGAGGGGGAGGCCGCGATGACGGTGCCGCTCCGCTGTGTGGCAGATGACGGGCCTGGACGTGGAGAAGGACCAGATCCTGGAGATGGCCTGCCTCATCACCGACTCCGACCTCAACGTGCTGGCCGAGGTGAGCACGGCCGGGCCCGGGGAGCCTCGGCACCCCCAGCCCTCGCGGGGCCGAGCTGGGCAGCGATCCTCGGGAAGGGCTCCGGTGACCGTCGCCGTTTTCCTCCCCGCAGGGCCCCAACCTGATCATCAAGCAGCCCGACGAGCTGCTGGACAGCATGTCCGAGTGGTGCAAGGAGCACCACGGCAAGGTACGGCCGTGTGAGCGGTGCGGTTCGGAGTGACGGCTCGCGGTGCTCTCACCTACGAAGGGACGACAGCTGTGCGTTCAAACACAGGACAGAGGGAAGGGCACACAGGAAGCATCATCTGCGATCTGAGCCAAATTGCTGTGGTGTAGCGCTGTTCCTGAAGTCCCACGTGTCATCCAGGGCACGCTGCAGCTCATGTCTGTGTCTCTGTACCATTGGGGACTGCTCGGTTGTCCCGGAGGGGTGTGGGGTTGGTATCCTGGCTTATTGCTAAGGAAGGGTACAGACTCTGTGACAGGGTCTGTTGGGttaggacgaggggaaatggtttctaaatggaagaggggagatttagactggagataaggaagaaggtttggcactgagggcggtgaggcagtggcacaggttgcccagagaggcagtggtgccccgtccctgcagacagccaaggtcaggctggacggggctctgagcactgctggagctgtggctgtccctgtgcactgcagggagtggcacc
The sequence above is drawn from the Gallus gallus isolate bGalGal1 chromosome 24, bGalGal1.mat.broiler.GRCg7b, whole genome shotgun sequence genome and encodes:
- the RBM7 gene encoding RNA-binding protein 7 isoform X1, whose translation is MGGTAAEADRTLFVGNLDPKVTEELIFELFHQAGPVIKVKIPKDKDGKQKQFAFVSFKHEESVPYGMNLLNGIKLYGRPINIQFRSGSSHASQDSNSSCLPHGAASLGPSGTPHLASRCTALCGSSLSLALLCLGTSTATPSVTHQPPTCCGVRTLQHCARAGWAPTPTTQTAGIWAENSVQETGGLTMAGAKGMTTALKTEGTSLSTTTGGAEMSHSTTIGIAVHGATITTAGGRATERAAGA
- the RBM7 gene encoding RNA-binding protein 7, encoding MGGTAAEADRTLFVGNLDPKVTEELIFELFHQAGPVIKVKIPKDKDGKQKQFAFVSFKHEESVPYGMNLLNGIKLYGRPINIQFRSGSSHASQDSNSSCLPHGAASLGPSGTPHLASRHDRNTDSMVAAGFPSMHRSLPSHDNLQRQAGMHGAVWQQSQPGFAVPGYQHGHSLGHPSASHMLRRPDVAALRKSRMGSHPYYPDSRHLGREQRAGDRGSDYGRGKRDDYGFEDRGHISEHHYRGSRDEPFYDDRNRSAWSHDYDSRRESYREGSWRLTRH